Proteins encoded by one window of Filimonas effusa:
- a CDS encoding TonB-dependent receptor — protein sequence MKIMIILLTTIFLQVAASPYAQKINISMKGALLEDVFKELRKKSGISFLYDSDQLSKARPVNISMRGATLNEVLDACFKDQPLTYIIENNTVIVRPLPAGRRSYEPAEAGIVTGERSLQGAALSGYMQPMKDVVITGKVTDAKGEAMNGVSVQIKNGNTAVATNTSGIYTIRVRDNNAVLIFSSVGFADQEVAVDGRTQINIVMQEQQFSLTEVVVNGYTSQKRADVTAAITTVSGKELLKAPVTNVTQALAGNVPGLVVQQGQGRPGFNTAALYIRGRVSSNANALIIVDGVERTTFGDIDPNEIESINILKDAASTALYGLKGANGVFVITTKKGKEGTPKVTFSNNVGILSPTSRPDILPAYESAMLYSEGQDNVGAARSFTNEELQLFKDKTGDPLLYPDVIWYEVLTRKRWTQNQQNLTVSGGTRKVKYFTSFGHQFEDGNFKKFETPLKFATTPSYKRYNFRARLSFELTNTTTFEANLSGRNEHRYSPAGMSQYNDPAGVVGNGIEGLIGRALKIASWGLPYFPEYTNSNDPQVQALDNTYNHIVNMPLLGVNTANPYAYLTWGGYAFTDNNVGESVFTLNQKLDFVTKGLSVKAQFGYDASFNTGKIQRGSIGYFNLDRTTKQLSPYSTSYNDYLGNPEYTRTGYTKTNVQLFINYARSFGEHNISANVIGQRELQAALDAAGPFANQGVVSQATYNYGGRYFLTGSATYNGSENYAKGYRYGFFPSLSVGYNLANEKFMRKYYWINLLKVRASIGRVGIPSPGTGRFYYQDRFGAGTSMPFGIPTSKFDAPTYTQTQYGNPYVSFEVSLKRNIGLDLSFFNGKLAVTADVFDDKRSDILISRNNTSFATYGATVPNTNYGVNYNRGYELSVTYQNREHQVSYSVTANMSFARNERRVIDEAPGTLPNLKQTGAPIGTYYGYHVLGFFQDQAEIDKSPVNNITSVKSIPGDFKFADLNGDGQITSLDRMRIGNPNIPEYNAGLNMQVGYKGFQLSALVNAVTNVSSDLIFYGGGLNQYYAPMLGRWTKTNVNPTWPAMRPGLDPNPNENVNDFFLQDASYIKLRNIQLAYSFPKRIIDRLRLTGLTILVSGQNLLTWTNFYGVDPENNIVGGTYNYNMTVIPTTKIINFGLNLSF from the coding sequence ATGAAAATAATGATCATATTGCTTACTACGATCTTTTTGCAGGTGGCGGCTTCTCCATATGCCCAGAAGATCAACATCTCGATGAAAGGCGCGTTACTCGAAGATGTATTCAAGGAGTTACGAAAGAAAAGCGGTATCAGTTTTTTGTACGATAGTGATCAGTTGTCGAAAGCGAGGCCGGTTAATATTTCGATGCGTGGCGCTACGCTTAATGAAGTACTTGACGCCTGCTTTAAAGATCAGCCGCTTACTTACATTATAGAGAACAATACCGTTATCGTTCGTCCTTTGCCTGCGGGCCGGCGTTCCTATGAACCGGCAGAAGCCGGTATCGTTACCGGAGAGCGGTCGTTGCAGGGAGCGGCTTTGTCGGGATATATGCAACCCATGAAAGATGTTGTGATCACTGGTAAGGTCACTGATGCCAAAGGGGAAGCTATGAATGGTGTATCTGTTCAGATCAAAAACGGGAATACGGCAGTTGCTACCAATACTTCGGGCATATACACCATCAGAGTTCGTGATAATAATGCTGTTCTTATTTTTTCATCGGTAGGATTTGCGGACCAGGAAGTTGCTGTAGATGGCAGAACCCAGATCAATATAGTGATGCAGGAGCAGCAGTTTTCGCTTACGGAAGTTGTAGTGAACGGGTATACTTCGCAGAAGCGTGCGGATGTTACTGCCGCCATTACAACTGTATCGGGCAAGGAGTTGCTTAAGGCGCCTGTTACGAATGTTACGCAGGCGCTTGCGGGTAATGTGCCTGGCCTGGTAGTGCAACAGGGGCAGGGTCGCCCGGGCTTTAACACTGCTGCGTTGTATATCCGTGGCAGGGTTTCATCGAACGCCAATGCTCTTATCATTGTTGATGGTGTGGAGAGGACCACCTTTGGTGATATAGATCCTAATGAAATTGAAAGCATCAATATTCTGAAAGATGCGGCATCTACTGCCTTGTATGGTTTGAAAGGGGCGAACGGCGTATTTGTTATTACAACCAAGAAAGGAAAAGAAGGGACGCCTAAAGTTACTTTCAGTAATAACGTCGGTATTTTGAGCCCTACTTCCCGTCCTGACATACTGCCGGCTTATGAGAGTGCTATGCTTTATTCTGAAGGGCAGGATAACGTGGGGGCTGCGCGTAGTTTCACAAATGAAGAACTGCAATTGTTTAAAGATAAAACAGGAGATCCTCTTTTATATCCTGACGTCATCTGGTATGAGGTGCTTACCCGTAAAAGGTGGACACAGAACCAGCAGAACCTGACTGTATCCGGCGGTACCCGTAAGGTGAAGTATTTTACTTCGTTCGGGCACCAGTTTGAGGATGGTAATTTCAAGAAGTTTGAGACGCCGCTAAAGTTTGCTACCACTCCAAGTTACAAGCGTTATAATTTCAGAGCCCGTTTAAGTTTTGAGCTCACGAACACTACTACTTTCGAGGCAAACCTTTCGGGGCGTAATGAACACCGTTACAGTCCTGCCGGTATGAGTCAATATAACGATCCTGCCGGTGTAGTTGGTAATGGTATAGAGGGGCTTATAGGCAGGGCCTTGAAGATTGCTTCGTGGGGGCTGCCTTATTTCCCGGAGTATACCAATTCCAATGATCCGCAGGTTCAGGCGCTTGACAACACTTATAATCATATTGTAAACATGCCGCTGTTAGGGGTAAATACTGCCAACCCTTATGCTTATCTTACCTGGGGTGGTTATGCTTTTACCGATAACAATGTTGGTGAAAGTGTTTTTACCCTGAATCAAAAGCTCGACTTTGTTACAAAGGGATTGTCGGTAAAGGCTCAGTTTGGTTATGACGCCAGCTTCAATACCGGTAAGATACAGCGGGGAAGTATAGGATATTTTAACCTGGACAGAACCACCAAACAGCTTTCTCCTTATTCTACCAGCTATAACGATTACCTGGGAAATCCTGAATATACCCGTACAGGCTATACGAAAACCAATGTTCAGCTTTTTATCAACTATGCACGTTCGTTTGGTGAGCATAATATCAGTGCTAACGTAATTGGTCAGCGTGAATTACAGGCAGCGCTTGATGCTGCCGGGCCTTTTGCCAACCAGGGGGTGGTGTCTCAGGCAACATATAATTATGGCGGACGTTATTTTTTAACGGGCAGCGCTACTTATAATGGTTCAGAGAACTATGCCAAAGGTTATCGCTATGGTTTCTTTCCCTCTCTGTCTGTTGGTTATAATCTTGCCAACGAAAAGTTCATGCGTAAATATTACTGGATAAACCTGCTGAAGGTGAGAGCTTCTATAGGCAGGGTAGGTATTCCCAGTCCTGGTACCGGCCGTTTCTATTACCAGGACAGGTTTGGTGCAGGAACTTCAATGCCATTTGGTATTCCTACCAGTAAGTTTGATGCACCCACTTATACCCAGACTCAATATGGTAACCCTTATGTAAGTTTTGAAGTATCCCTTAAAAGAAATATCGGACTTGATCTTTCTTTCTTCAATGGCAAACTTGCTGTTACTGCTGATGTGTTCGATGACAAACGTTCCGATATACTTATCAGCCGGAACAATACCAGCTTTGCTACTTATGGTGCTACCGTTCCCAATACCAATTACGGTGTGAATTATAACCGTGGTTATGAATTATCTGTTACTTACCAGAACAGGGAACACCAGGTGTCTTATTCTGTTACTGCTAACATGAGCTTTGCACGTAATGAAAGAAGGGTGATAGATGAAGCTCCGGGAACCCTGCCTAACCTGAAGCAAACAGGTGCTCCTATTGGAACTTATTATGGTTATCATGTACTAGGTTTTTTCCAGGACCAGGCTGAAATAGATAAGAGCCCTGTTAATAATATCACGAGTGTGAAATCTATTCCGGGTGATTTCAAATTTGCCGATCTGAACGGTGACGGACAGATCACCAGTCTTGACCGTATGCGTATAGGGAATCCTAATATACCTGAATATAATGCCGGATTAAATATGCAGGTGGGATATAAAGGTTTTCAGTTGTCGGCCCTGGTGAATGCTGTTACCAATGTGAGTTCTGATCTTATATTCTATGGTGGTGGTTTGAACCAGTATTATGCTCCCATGCTTGGAAGGTGGACAAAGACTAATGTTAATCCTACCTGGCCTGCCATGCGTCCTGGTCTGGATCCTAATCCTAATGAAAATGTCAATGACTTTTTCTTACAGGATGCTTCTTATATAAAGCTCAGGAATATACAGCTTGCCTACTCTTTTCCCAAGCGTATTATAGACAGGTTACGGTTAACTGGTCTTACTATACTTGTGAGTGGTCAAAACCTGCTTACGTGGACAAATTTTTATGGAGTAGATCCTGAAAACAATATTGTGGGAGGTACTTACAACTACAATATGACAGTGATACCTACTACCAAGATCATCAATTTTGGATTGAACCTATCCTTTTAA
- a CDS encoding FecR family protein, whose translation MITKEEYLILFRKYQQGECTPEEIGLLESFKDDITLPDAEWERSLGNEQEIYGSIKQRLDAHIRAERQEVAVKRSSIIRRSVIWSAAAAVIVVTVSAALWMKGKQPELRRQPVAINRTDSVQPIAPGGDKAYLTMANGAIVDLNDAGNGDITVLNGVQVRKLKDGVIVYRMVDDAGKTTAALAQAYNSITTPRGGQYQVILSDGTKVWLNAASVLKYPAAFPAKERTVELSGEAYFEVARNSKSPFKVQVKGTTVHVLGTHFNINAYNDEKHVKTTLLEGSVKLTSKKSEVLLKPGEQGIVSASSADFDVERVDLDEVVAWKNGFFVFNNEDIHSIMKRISRWYDVDVEFADDFRNKNFGGTVSRFNDVSLVLRALELTGSVHFKMEGRKIIVMP comes from the coding sequence GCACGCCTGAAGAAATCGGGCTGCTGGAATCGTTTAAGGATGATATAACGCTTCCTGATGCAGAATGGGAACGTTCCCTTGGTAATGAACAGGAGATCTATGGCAGTATTAAACAGAGGCTGGACGCACATATCAGGGCGGAGCGACAGGAAGTGGCTGTTAAGCGTAGTTCTATTATCAGGAGGAGTGTGATATGGTCTGCGGCGGCAGCTGTTATAGTAGTTACAGTTTCGGCAGCTCTTTGGATGAAAGGAAAACAACCTGAATTAAGACGGCAGCCAGTTGCTATTAACAGAACTGATAGTGTACAGCCTATAGCTCCGGGAGGAGACAAGGCTTATCTTACTATGGCAAATGGCGCTATTGTGGATCTTAATGATGCAGGCAATGGCGATATAACTGTACTAAACGGCGTTCAGGTAAGGAAGCTTAAGGATGGCGTGATCGTATACCGTATGGTGGATGACGCGGGAAAAACAACGGCTGCTTTGGCACAGGCCTATAACAGTATTACCACGCCACGTGGCGGTCAATACCAGGTAATACTTTCCGATGGAACCAAGGTGTGGCTCAATGCTGCTTCTGTATTGAAATATCCTGCCGCGTTTCCGGCAAAGGAGAGAACGGTAGAGCTGTCGGGTGAAGCTTATTTTGAGGTAGCGCGTAACAGCAAGAGTCCTTTTAAAGTACAGGTAAAGGGTACTACGGTTCATGTGTTGGGAACTCATTTCAATATTAATGCCTATAACGACGAAAAGCACGTGAAGACGACCTTGCTGGAAGGTTCTGTTAAGCTTACCAGTAAAAAGAGCGAAGTATTGCTGAAGCCGGGCGAGCAGGGGATTGTAAGTGCGAGCAGTGCTGATTTTGATGTAGAGCGTGTAGACCTGGATGAGGTGGTGGCCTGGAAGAATGGGTTCTTTGTTTTTAATAATGAGGATATACATTCTATCATGAAACGAATTTCGCGCTGGTATGATGTAGATGTAGAATTTGCTGATGACTTCAGAAATAAAAACTTTGGTGGTACTGTATCACGTTTTAATGATGTATCTCTTGTGTTGCGGGCTCTTGAGCTGACAGGGTCTGTGCATTTTAAAATGGAAGGAAGAAAAATCATTGTTATGCCATAA